The Caldanaerobius fijiensis DSM 17918 genome includes a region encoding these proteins:
- a CDS encoding bifunctional folylpolyglutamate synthase/dihydrofolate synthase, with protein sequence MTYEDAVAYIHSVSKFGVKLGLENMKRLLQLMGHPDRYYKIVHVAGTNGKGSTCAMIDSVLRTAGYKTGLYTSPYLEVFNERIRINGENIPDDDLVKMVEYIIPLAQQMVKEGHNHPTEFEIITAIALKYYQIKKVDIVVLEVGLGGRFDATNSVEHTDVSVITTIDMDHMKTLGDTIEKISFEKAGIIRQNGLVVTYPQRDEAMAVIEDRCRELQARLIKVDTSRLTIKKASYIGEVFDYKDLKDVEIGLVGMHQVLNAATAIEAIWALEETGVPVGEKALKNGLKYARWAGRMEILKENPFVVIDGAHNPQGARTLAKNVKELFRYKRLVLVIGVLKDKDVDGILDSITPIADMIITTQPDSYRALDAYELEQKVKMRVKCDVMAVKDIKEAVYKAINSAEEEDMVLFCGSLYLIGHVREIVRHLT encoded by the coding sequence ATGACATATGAAGATGCGGTAGCCTATATTCACAGTGTATCTAAATTTGGCGTGAAATTGGGCCTTGAGAATATGAAGAGGTTATTACAGTTGATGGGTCACCCTGATAGGTATTATAAAATTGTGCATGTAGCAGGTACCAATGGCAAGGGTTCTACTTGTGCCATGATTGACAGCGTTTTAAGGACAGCAGGTTATAAGACGGGACTGTATACATCTCCATATCTTGAGGTATTTAATGAAAGGATAAGGATTAATGGAGAGAACATCCCTGATGATGATCTTGTAAAGATGGTAGAATACATAATACCTTTGGCGCAGCAGATGGTAAAAGAAGGGCATAACCATCCCACCGAGTTTGAAATTATAACAGCAATAGCCCTTAAATATTATCAGATCAAAAAAGTAGATATAGTGGTGTTGGAGGTTGGGCTTGGTGGTAGATTTGATGCAACCAATTCCGTAGAACATACCGATGTATCTGTGATAACCACGATAGACATGGATCACATGAAGACGCTGGGCGACACCATAGAAAAGATCAGCTTTGAAAAAGCAGGTATAATCAGACAGAACGGTTTGGTCGTTACGTATCCTCAGCGTGATGAGGCTATGGCTGTTATTGAGGATCGTTGTCGAGAGCTTCAGGCCAGGCTTATAAAGGTAGATACATCGCGCTTGACGATAAAAAAAGCATCTTATATAGGTGAGGTGTTTGATTATAAAGATTTAAAAGATGTAGAAATAGGCCTTGTAGGGATGCATCAGGTTTTAAATGCCGCTACAGCTATTGAGGCTATTTGGGCCTTAGAAGAAACTGGGGTGCCTGTAGGGGAGAAAGCCCTAAAAAATGGTCTGAAGTATGCTAGGTGGGCTGGAAGAATGGAGATATTGAAAGAAAATCCGTTTGTAGTAATAGATGGTGCACATAACCCGCAGGGCGCCAGGACTCTAGCGAAAAATGTAAAGGAATTATTTAGATACAAGCGTTTAGTATTGGTGATAGGGGTACTTAAAGATAAAGATGTTGACGGTATCCTTGATAGCATAACGCCCATCGCGGATATGATTATAACCACCCAACCAGACAGTTACAGGGCATTGGATGCCTATGAATTGGAACAAAAGGTAAAAATGCGAGTGAAATGTGATGTGATGGCTGTAAAAGATATAAAGGAGGCAGTATATAAAGCAATAAATAGCGCTGAAGAAGAAGATATGGTGCTCTTTTGTGGCTCGCTGTATTTAATAGGCCACGTGAGAGAGATAGTGAGACATTTGACATGA
- a CDS encoding GNAT family N-acetyltransferase translates to MRSIFAFLKKSPGTDEIIIREAKPDDAQGIINVMRSVGSEKIFTVSEYFPMTEEEERDFIKRMDRKKDMIFVAAKGKDIVGCLTLFRYYGGRSPKVQHVGEIGISIISSYRNQKIGSRLLEFAIDWAAKHDYEKLCLSVFSTNEIAIHVYKKFGFEEEGVRKKQFIVNGMYVDEIIMGKFLTR, encoded by the coding sequence ATGAGGTCTATTTTTGCCTTCTTAAAGAAAAGCCCCGGTACTGATGAGATCATTATAAGAGAGGCAAAGCCTGATGATGCCCAAGGTATAATTAATGTTATGAGGAGCGTCGGCAGTGAAAAAATATTTACTGTTTCTGAGTACTTTCCTATGACTGAAGAAGAAGAGCGTGATTTTATCAAACGCATGGACCGAAAAAAAGATATGATTTTTGTAGCTGCAAAGGGTAAAGACATCGTGGGGTGTCTTACCCTTTTCAGGTATTATGGTGGTAGGTCGCCAAAAGTACAACATGTAGGCGAGATAGGTATTAGCATTATAAGTAGCTATAGAAACCAGAAGATTGGTAGCAGGCTGCTGGAGTTTGCTATTGATTGGGCAGCTAAGCATGACTATGAGAAGTTGTGTCTTAGCGTATTTAGTACCAATGAAATAGCTATTCATGTTTATAAAAAGTTCGGTTTTGAAGAAGAGGGCGTAAGAAAGAAGCAGTTTATAGTGAACGGTATGTATGTGGATGAAATAATAATGGGAAAGTTTTTGACGAGGTGA
- a CDS encoding valine--tRNA ligase, which yields MKELPKTYDPSDFEARLYKNWLDKGYFVAHIDEKKEPFTIVMPPPNITGYLHMGHAIDNTLQDIIVRWKRMQGYNVLWLPGTDHASIATEVKIVEQLREEGLSKYDLGREKFLERAWKWKEKYGGRILEQLKRLGSSCDWTRVRFTMDERCSRAVREVFYRLYKKGLIYRGDRIINWCPDCNTALSDAEVEYEEEKGHLWHIRYPFKDGSGYVTVATTRPETMLGDTAVAVHPDDERYKGLIGKVLILPIVGREIPLISDEYVEKEFGTGAVKITPAHDPNDFEVGLRHGLEAIKVIDDNGRMTEITGQFAGMDRYEARKKIIEILEHEGYLVKVEDHVHNVGHCYRCHTVVEPLVSKQWFVSMKPLAEPALEVVKNGQVKFVPERFSKIYINWLENIKDWCISRQLWWGHRIPAWYCDVCGHTTVSIDDPKACENCGSQDIHQDEDVLDTWFSSALWPFSTLGWPENTDDLRYFYPTNVLVTGYDIIFFWVARMIFMGLEFMGKPPFEYVFIHGLVRDEQGRKMSKSLGNGIDPIDVIDKYGADTLRFTLATNNSPGNDMRFSYERVEASRNFANKLWNASRFVLLNIGERSVNIPDLNKVSIIDRWILHRYNQLVLEVTENLEKFELGIAAQKLYSFIWDEYCDWYIELSKVNIGYNDERAEVTKDVLRYVLDNTLRLLHPFMPFITEEIWLTIPHEGETIMKSSWPVYDDKLVFEKDADAVGILMNVIREIRNIKAQVNVSPAKKVNVVIDADEEVSILLNKCKDYIVKLANVSDIIFSNKAPEKAMTAVFEGGNIYIPLEDLVDVAQELERLNKELAGVEKEIARSEKLLSNQGFLSKAPKNVIEAEKEKYEKYKEMWRNLKERISELGI from the coding sequence ATGAAAGAATTGCCAAAAACCTATGATCCTTCAGATTTTGAAGCCAGATTGTATAAAAATTGGCTGGATAAAGGTTATTTTGTTGCCCATATAGATGAAAAGAAAGAGCCTTTTACCATCGTCATGCCACCACCAAATATTACCGGATATTTGCACATGGGCCATGCTATTGATAACACCTTACAGGATATCATTGTAAGGTGGAAACGAATGCAGGGCTATAATGTATTGTGGTTGCCAGGAACAGATCATGCCAGCATAGCTACAGAAGTTAAAATTGTAGAACAATTAAGAGAGGAAGGGCTTAGCAAGTATGATCTGGGCAGAGAGAAGTTTTTAGAGAGGGCATGGAAGTGGAAAGAAAAATACGGTGGCAGAATTCTGGAGCAGTTAAAGAGGCTGGGCAGCTCCTGTGATTGGACACGGGTCAGATTTACTATGGATGAGCGCTGTTCCCGTGCAGTAAGAGAGGTATTCTATCGATTATATAAGAAAGGGCTGATATACAGGGGTGACAGGATAATAAACTGGTGCCCTGATTGTAATACGGCTCTTTCCGATGCAGAGGTAGAATATGAGGAAGAAAAAGGGCATCTTTGGCATATCAGGTATCCTTTTAAGGATGGATCGGGATATGTTACGGTGGCCACTACCAGGCCTGAAACCATGCTGGGAGACACAGCGGTGGCGGTACATCCTGACGATGAAAGGTATAAAGGCCTTATAGGTAAAGTACTGATATTGCCTATAGTGGGTAGGGAGATACCGCTGATTTCTGATGAATACGTGGAAAAAGAGTTTGGTACAGGAGCAGTTAAGATAACTCCTGCTCACGATCCTAATGACTTTGAAGTAGGCTTGCGGCACGGCCTGGAAGCTATAAAAGTCATTGATGATAACGGCCGCATGACAGAGATCACAGGCCAGTTTGCTGGTATGGATAGATATGAGGCAAGGAAGAAAATCATAGAGATACTGGAGCATGAAGGTTATCTGGTGAAGGTAGAAGATCATGTACACAATGTGGGACATTGTTATAGATGCCATACAGTTGTAGAACCATTGGTATCTAAACAATGGTTTGTGTCTATGAAGCCATTGGCAGAACCTGCACTTGAAGTAGTTAAAAACGGTCAGGTAAAGTTTGTGCCTGAGAGATTTTCTAAGATATACATAAACTGGCTTGAAAACATTAAAGATTGGTGCATATCGAGGCAGCTATGGTGGGGCCATAGGATACCTGCATGGTATTGTGATGTCTGTGGTCATACTACTGTGTCCATAGACGATCCAAAAGCCTGTGAAAACTGTGGCAGTCAGGATATACATCAAGATGAAGATGTGCTGGACACATGGTTCAGTTCTGCTCTGTGGCCTTTTTCTACTCTTGGATGGCCTGAAAATACTGATGATCTCAGGTATTTCTATCCAACCAATGTGCTGGTAACAGGTTATGATATTATATTCTTCTGGGTGGCCAGGATGATATTCATGGGTTTGGAGTTTATGGGGAAACCGCCCTTTGAGTACGTTTTTATTCACGGATTAGTAAGAGATGAACAAGGAAGAAAGATGAGCAAATCTCTGGGTAATGGCATAGATCCAATTGATGTGATAGATAAGTATGGGGCAGATACACTAAGGTTTACCCTGGCTACTAATAATTCTCCGGGCAATGATATGCGCTTCAGCTATGAGAGGGTGGAAGCCAGCCGCAATTTTGCTAACAAGCTCTGGAATGCATCGCGATTCGTGTTACTGAATATCGGGGAAAGATCGGTGAACATACCTGATTTAAATAAGGTAAGCATCATTGATCGGTGGATACTCCACAGGTACAATCAGCTGGTGTTGGAGGTCACGGAAAACCTGGAGAAATTTGAATTGGGCATCGCGGCACAAAAACTATATTCATTTATATGGGATGAATATTGTGACTGGTATATAGAATTGTCTAAGGTAAACATAGGGTATAATGACGAGAGGGCTGAAGTGACAAAAGATGTGTTGCGCTATGTCCTTGATAATACGCTCAGGTTGCTTCATCCGTTTATGCCTTTTATCACCGAAGAGATATGGCTTACTATCCCGCATGAGGGAGAAACCATTATGAAATCCAGCTGGCCTGTGTACGATGACAAGCTGGTATTTGAAAAAGATGCTGATGCTGTAGGTATATTGATGAATGTTATAAGGGAAATAAGGAATATAAAGGCCCAGGTAAATGTATCTCCAGCTAAAAAAGTTAATGTAGTAATTGATGCCGATGAAGAAGTAAGCATATTGTTGAACAAATGCAAAGATTATATCGTGAAATTAGCCAATGTAAGTGATATAATATTTAGTAATAAGGCGCCAGAAAAAGCTATGACAGCTGTGTTTGAAGGCGGTAATATATATATACCTCTTGAAGATTTGGTTGATGTAGCTCAAGAATTGGAGAGATTAAATAAAGAATTGGCTGGCGTTGAAAAGGAGATAGCTCGCTCCGAAAAGCTTCTATCCAATCAGGGCTTTTTGAGCAAAGCTCCGAAGAATGTTATAGAAGCTGAAAAAGAAAAATACGAAAAGTATAAAGAAATGTGGAGGAATTTAAAGGAGAGGATAAGTGAATTGGGGATATGA
- a CDS encoding Uma2 family endonuclease, with amino-acid sequence MAEPLKIINGNYTYADYVKWPEDERWELIDGTAYMSVAPSRRHQEVQVELLRQISNYLLDKPCKVYGSPFDVRLAEEGEDDEKVKDVVQPDITVICDKSKLDDRGCKGSPDLIMEIVSPSTAFMDYIKKLSLYEKKQVKEYWIVHPIDEIVMVYKLNENKKYGRPEIYSKEDNVKVGIFEDLIICLKKVFEE; translated from the coding sequence ATGGCAGAGCCATTAAAAATAATAAACGGGAATTACACGTATGCCGACTATGTGAAATGGCCGGAAGATGAAAGATGGGAGTTAATTGACGGAACAGCATATATGAGTGTGGCTCCATCCAGGAGACATCAGGAAGTTCAGGTAGAACTGTTGAGACAGATATCAAATTATTTGCTTGATAAACCGTGCAAGGTTTATGGATCACCATTTGATGTGCGACTGGCTGAAGAAGGTGAGGACGATGAAAAAGTAAAAGACGTGGTTCAACCGGATATAACTGTAATATGTGATAAATCAAAACTGGATGATAGAGGATGCAAGGGGAGCCCGGATTTGATTATGGAAATTGTTTCACCTTCTACAGCTTTTATGGACTATATCAAAAAGTTGTCTTTGTATGAAAAGAAACAGGTTAAAGAGTATTGGATTGTCCATCCAATAGATGAAATTGTTATGGTGTATAAATTAAATGAAAATAAAAAATATGGCAGGCCTGAAATATACTCTAAAGAAGATAATGTTAAGGTGGGAATATTTGAGGATTTAATTATATGTTTAAAAAAAGTTTTTGAGGAATAA
- a CDS encoding class I SAM-dependent methyltransferase has translation MNGITDEHKYLLQSVKQWFKRPEQIRHYKDEIYQGPTPAERWLLNKLPVKGSVLDVGCGAGRISIYLAEMGYHVTAVDISEELLNIASKETEKKGLNINYRLVDGLTLPFRDNEFDALIAFKVLCYIPTRDLRHQYLQELYRILKSGGTCLITQYIVPDDFIEESKDEYFYMSPAANFKILEQGDNFPLGEGYVRWFTEGELKSELEDTSFELISFENDENYQGTGYIRLIELKKPV, from the coding sequence ATGAACGGAATTACAGATGAACATAAATATCTTTTACAGTCGGTTAAACAATGGTTTAAAAGACCTGAACAAATAAGGCATTACAAGGATGAGATTTATCAAGGGCCGACTCCTGCAGAGAGATGGTTATTGAATAAACTTCCTGTTAAAGGTTCGGTATTGGATGTTGGTTGTGGGGCTGGGCGAATTTCTATATATTTAGCGGAAATGGGTTATCATGTTACGGCTGTCGATATAAGTGAAGAGCTTTTAAATATTGCATCTAAAGAGACAGAAAAAAAGGGGTTGAATATAAATTACAGGTTGGTAGATGGCCTCACATTGCCTTTTCGAGATAATGAGTTTGATGCTCTCATTGCATTTAAGGTGCTTTGTTATATTCCAACAAGGGATTTACGGCATCAGTATTTACAAGAATTGTACCGTATACTGAAATCCGGAGGGACTTGCCTGATAACACAATATATCGTACCCGATGATTTTATTGAAGAGTCAAAGGATGAATATTTTTATATGAGTCCTGCTGCTAATTTTAAGATTCTTGAACAAGGTGATAATTTTCCATTAGGAGAAGGTTATGTTCGATGGTTTACTGAGGGAGAATTAAAAAGTGAATTGGAGGATACATCTTTTGAATTGATTAGTTTTGAAAATGATGAGAATTATCAGGGAACAGGCTATATAAGGTTAATAGAATTGAAAAAACCCGTTTAA
- the hcp gene encoding hydroxylamine reductase, translating into MSMFCYQCQETARGTGCTLRGVCGKTEDVANLQDLLIYALKGIAICNAKAREKGIAEEKTNKFLIDGLFATITNVNFDKNYFIKKIKEALSLRDEIKAKLAKAGVNVENLHDSVSWNPSSEKEFFAKAGQVGVLSTEDEDIRSLRQLITYGVKGMAAYGYHAYVLGYKDEKIFEFMEKALAATVDDSLTADDLVALAMETGKYGVDVMALLDKANTSTYGNPEITKVDIGVRNNPGILISGHDLKDLEELLEQTQGTGVDVYTHGEMLPAHYYPAFKKYPHFAGNYGNAWWQQDKEFESFNGPILMTTNCLIPPKDSYKDRLYTTGVVGFEGVKHIPVGPDGKKDFSEIIEHAKRCQPPVEIEKGEIVGGFAHNQVLSLADKVVDAVKSGAIKRFFVMAGCDGRMKSRQYYTDFAKALPKDTVILTAGCAKYRYNKLNLGDINGIPRVLDAGQCNDSYSLAVIALKLKEVFGLDDVNKLPISYNIAWYEQKAVIVLLALLYLGVKNIHLGPTLPAFLSPNVAKVLVEKFGIGGISNVDDDIKMFMGV; encoded by the coding sequence ATGAGCATGTTTTGCTATCAGTGTCAGGAGACGGCAAGGGGAACTGGCTGCACCTTGAGAGGTGTATGTGGAAAAACTGAAGACGTGGCGAATCTGCAAGATTTATTGATTTATGCGCTAAAAGGTATAGCAATTTGCAATGCCAAAGCAAGGGAAAAAGGGATAGCGGAGGAAAAAACCAATAAATTTTTGATCGATGGGCTTTTTGCTACAATAACCAATGTAAACTTTGATAAAAATTACTTTATAAAAAAGATTAAAGAAGCATTATCTCTGCGAGATGAAATCAAAGCAAAATTAGCGAAGGCTGGCGTAAACGTGGAAAACTTGCACGATTCGGTATCGTGGAACCCTTCATCAGAGAAAGAGTTTTTTGCTAAGGCTGGACAGGTAGGGGTGCTGTCCACAGAAGACGAGGATATAAGATCATTGAGACAACTCATAACTTACGGCGTAAAAGGTATGGCAGCCTATGGGTATCATGCATATGTCCTGGGCTACAAGGATGAAAAAATATTTGAGTTTATGGAGAAGGCATTGGCCGCAACGGTAGATGACAGCTTGACAGCTGATGATCTGGTGGCACTGGCCATGGAAACAGGTAAATACGGTGTAGATGTAATGGCTCTGCTGGATAAGGCGAATACATCAACCTATGGTAATCCTGAAATTACTAAAGTAGACATAGGGGTAAGAAACAATCCGGGTATACTTATAAGCGGGCATGATTTAAAGGATCTTGAAGAATTGCTGGAGCAGACCCAGGGAACTGGTGTCGATGTCTATACCCATGGTGAGATGTTACCTGCCCACTATTATCCAGCATTTAAGAAATACCCTCATTTTGCTGGCAATTACGGCAATGCCTGGTGGCAACAGGATAAGGAGTTTGAGAGCTTTAATGGTCCAATATTGATGACTACTAACTGCCTCATACCACCTAAAGATTCTTACAAGGATAGGCTTTATACTACTGGCGTTGTGGGATTTGAAGGGGTAAAGCATATTCCTGTAGGGCCCGATGGAAAGAAGGATTTCTCGGAGATAATAGAACACGCCAAGAGATGTCAGCCTCCTGTGGAGATAGAAAAAGGTGAAATTGTAGGTGGATTTGCTCACAATCAGGTATTGAGCCTGGCAGATAAAGTCGTGGATGCGGTTAAATCAGGCGCAATAAAGAGATTCTTCGTGATGGCTGGTTGTGACGGCAGGATGAAGAGCAGACAGTATTACACCGATTTTGCCAAGGCATTGCCAAAGGACACGGTAATCCTTACAGCCGGCTGTGCCAAGTACAGGTACAATAAACTGAACCTCGGAGATATCAATGGAATACCCAGGGTACTGGATGCAGGACAGTGTAATGATTCATATTCATTGGCTGTAATTGCATTAAAATTAAAAGAGGTATTCGGTCTTGACGATGTAAACAAATTGCCCATATCCTACAATATCGCATGGTACGAGCAAAAGGCTGTAATCGTGCTCCTTGCGCTTTTGTACCTGGGCGTAAAGAACATTCATCTAGGGCCAACACTGCCGGCGTTCCTATCGCCCAATGTAGCCAAGGTATTGGTGGAGAAGTTTGGCATAGGCGGAATAAGCAATGTAGACGATGACATAAAGATGTTTATGGGCGTATAA